A region from the Polaribacter sp. Hel1_33_78 genome encodes:
- a CDS encoding 2-oxoglutarate dehydrogenase E1 component, with amino-acid sequence MDKFSFLNAAHTGFIADLYDKYLVNPDAIESSWRSFFQGYDLANENYSLKEEEDSLEVPLEVRKEFLVVDLINGYRTRGHLFTETNPVRERRQYQPTLDLENFGLSANDLDKEFSAGEILGLGKTKLSAIIGHLKRIYCDSIGVEYMYMRNPEKLKWWQDRFNKNDNHPNYSVEAKKYILGKLNQAVTFESFLQTKYVGQKRFSLEGGEALIPGISVLLRDAAEKYGVKECVLGMAHRGRLNTLVNIFKKPVRDLFSEFEGKDFEDEDIDGDVKYHLGLTLSKTYRDGNEIKMNLVPNPSHLETVASVAEGITRAKIDRKYNGDASKILPIIIHGDAAIAGQGIAYEIVQMAKLNGYKTGGTIHIVVNNQIGFTTNYLDARSSTYCTDVAKVTLSPVLHVNADDTEAVCHAMELALEFRMRFESDIFIDLLGYRKYGHNEGDEPRFTQPKLYKAISKHQNPKDIYAAQLIAEGSIDKNYLTEITTEFRDMLNTEFDNSKKDKTSKVKEFMKSTWEGFERQDLDAMLAVTNTTYPEDNLKNIAKIVSTVPEKANFVRKAERILQGRAKMVFETNQLDWGMAENLAYGSLLEEGFNVRISGQDVERGTFSHRHAILRDEVTEERINLLNTNPKSKGQMTIYNSLLSEYGVLGFDYGYAMGNPNTLTVWEAQFGDFSNGAQIIFDQYISAAEDKWKVQNGIVVLLPHGYEGQGSEHSSARIERYLQLCAEDNMTVANCTTPANFYHLLRRQMKRDYRKPLIVFTPKSLLRHPKAVNTIEELATGEFQEVIDDTLNPKGVKKLVFCMGKFYYDLLAEREELQREDVALVRIEQLFPLHVEKLQQVIDRYPNIEEYIWAQEEPRNMGAWSFMLQRFELVKLKVRSRKYYAVPAAGSSTRFKKRHKAVINSVFNNE; translated from the coding sequence ATGGATAAATTTTCGTTTTTAAACGCAGCACATACAGGCTTTATAGCTGATTTATATGATAAATATTTGGTGAATCCAGATGCAATTGAATCGAGTTGGAGAAGCTTTTTTCAAGGATATGATTTAGCAAATGAAAATTATTCATTAAAAGAGGAAGAAGATTCATTAGAAGTGCCGCTAGAAGTTCGTAAAGAATTTCTTGTTGTTGATTTAATTAATGGATACAGAACTCGTGGTCATTTGTTCACTGAAACAAATCCAGTAAGAGAAAGAAGACAATACCAACCGACTTTAGATCTCGAAAATTTTGGTTTATCCGCAAACGATTTAGACAAAGAGTTTTCTGCAGGTGAAATTTTAGGACTCGGTAAAACTAAACTTTCTGCAATCATTGGGCACTTAAAACGTATTTATTGCGATTCTATTGGAGTAGAATACATGTATATGCGTAATCCAGAAAAATTAAAATGGTGGCAAGATCGCTTTAATAAAAATGACAACCATCCTAATTATTCTGTAGAAGCTAAAAAATACATTTTAGGTAAATTAAACCAGGCAGTAACATTCGAGAGTTTTTTACAAACCAAATACGTAGGGCAAAAACGTTTTTCTTTGGAAGGCGGTGAAGCTTTAATTCCAGGTATTAGCGTTTTGCTAAGAGATGCTGCCGAAAAATATGGTGTGAAAGAATGCGTTTTAGGAATGGCACATAGAGGTCGTTTAAATACGCTAGTAAACATCTTTAAAAAACCAGTTAGAGATTTATTTAGTGAATTTGAAGGAAAAGATTTCGAAGATGAAGATATCGATGGCGATGTAAAATATCATTTAGGTTTAACGTTAAGTAAAACCTATAGAGATGGTAATGAAATTAAAATGAATTTAGTTCCAAATCCATCTCACCTAGAAACTGTTGCTTCTGTAGCAGAAGGGATTACAAGAGCTAAAATTGATAGAAAATATAATGGTGATGCGAGCAAAATTTTACCCATCATTATACATGGTGATGCTGCTATTGCTGGACAAGGAATTGCATATGAAATCGTTCAAATGGCTAAATTAAATGGTTATAAAACTGGAGGAACTATTCATATCGTTGTCAACAACCAAATAGGGTTTACAACCAACTATTTAGATGCGCGTTCAAGCACCTATTGTACAGATGTTGCCAAAGTTACCTTGTCGCCTGTTTTACATGTAAATGCAGATGATACAGAAGCCGTTTGTCATGCAATGGAATTGGCCTTAGAATTTAGAATGCGTTTTGAATCTGATATTTTTATAGATTTATTAGGCTATAGAAAATATGGCCATAATGAAGGTGATGAGCCTCGTTTTACACAACCAAAATTATACAAAGCAATTTCTAAACATCAAAACCCAAAAGATATCTACGCGGCACAATTAATTGCTGAAGGAAGTATCGATAAAAATTATTTAACAGAAATTACAACTGAGTTTAGAGATATGTTGAATACTGAATTCGACAACTCTAAAAAGGATAAAACTTCTAAAGTAAAGGAGTTTATGAAATCTACTTGGGAAGGATTTGAGCGTCAAGATCTTGATGCCATGTTAGCAGTAACAAATACCACTTATCCTGAAGATAATTTAAAAAATATTGCCAAAATTGTTTCTACAGTTCCTGAAAAGGCAAACTTTGTTAGAAAAGCAGAAAGAATTTTACAAGGTAGAGCTAAAATGGTTTTCGAAACTAATCAATTAGATTGGGGAATGGCAGAAAACCTAGCTTATGGAAGTTTACTAGAAGAAGGGTTTAATGTTCGTATTTCTGGACAAGATGTAGAAAGAGGAACCTTTTCTCACAGGCACGCTATTTTGCGTGATGAAGTTACAGAAGAACGTATTAACCTATTAAATACAAATCCAAAGAGTAAAGGGCAAATGACGATTTACAACTCGTTATTATCTGAATATGGGGTTTTAGGATTTGATTATGGGTATGCGATGGGAAACCCGAATACATTAACCGTTTGGGAAGCTCAATTTGGAGATTTTTCTAATGGAGCTCAAATTATTTTTGACCAATATATCTCTGCTGCAGAAGATAAATGGAAAGTTCAAAACGGAATTGTAGTCTTACTTCCGCATGGATATGAAGGCCAAGGTTCTGAACATTCATCGGCAAGAATAGAGCGTTATTTGCAATTATGTGCAGAAGACAATATGACTGTTGCGAACTGTACAACACCTGCAAATTTTTATCATTTGTTGCGTAGACAAATGAAACGTGATTATAGAAAACCATTAATTGTATTTACTCCAAAAAGTTTATTACGTCATCCAAAAGCTGTCAATACAATTGAAGAATTAGCCACTGGCGAATTTCAAGAAGTAATTGATGATACCTTAAACCCAAAGGGTGTTAAGAAACTTGTTTTCTGTATGGGTAAATTCTACTATGATTTATTAGCAGAACGAGAAGAATTGCAGCGAGAAGATGTTGCGCTGGTAAGAATAGAGCAATTATTTCCTTTACATGTAGAGAAATTACAACAAGTAATCGATAGATATCCAAATATTGAAGAATATATTTGGGCACAAGAAGAACCAAGAAATATGGGTGCTTGGAGTTTTATGTTACAACGTTTTGAGTTGGTAAAACTAAAGGTTCGTTCTCGTAAGTATTATGCAGTACCCGCAGCGGGTTCTAGTACAAGATTTAAGAAACGACATAAAGCGGTTATAAACAGTGTTTTTAATAATGAATAA
- the odhB gene encoding 2-oxoglutarate dehydrogenase complex dihydrolipoyllysine-residue succinyltransferase gives MILEMKVPSPGESITEVEIATWLVEDGDYVEKDQPIAEVDSDKATLELPAEESGIVTLKAEEGDAVEVGAVVCLIDTGAAKPEGDAPKVEVKKEEKKIEVKETPKTETYATGTASPAAKKVLAEKGIATSAVKGTGKDGRITKDDAVNAVPSMGTQPANGSRGTERKKMSMLRRKVAERLVAVKSETAMLTTFNEVNMQPIFDLRTQFKEAFKAKHGVGLGFMSFFTLAVVRALKLYPDVNSMIDGDFQIKNDFQDISIAVSGPKGLMVPVIRNAENLSFRGVESEVKRLALRARDGQITIDEMTGGTFTITNGGVFGSMLSTPILNPPQSGILGMHNIVNRPMAVNGAVVIQPIMYVALSYDHRIVDGRESVGFLVAVKEALENPVELLMDNNPTKALEM, from the coding sequence ATGATTTTAGAAATGAAAGTTCCTTCTCCGGGAGAATCGATTACAGAAGTAGAAATTGCAACGTGGTTAGTTGAAGATGGAGATTATGTTGAAAAAGATCAACCAATTGCAGAAGTAGATTCTGATAAGGCAACTTTAGAACTGCCTGCAGAAGAAAGCGGAATTGTTACTTTAAAAGCTGAAGAAGGTGACGCTGTAGAAGTAGGTGCTGTAGTTTGTTTGATTGATACAGGTGCTGCAAAACCAGAGGGTGATGCTCCAAAAGTTGAAGTAAAAAAAGAAGAAAAGAAAATTGAAGTAAAAGAAACGCCAAAAACGGAAACGTATGCGACCGGTACTGCTTCTCCTGCTGCTAAAAAAGTACTTGCTGAAAAAGGAATTGCTACCTCTGCGGTTAAAGGAACCGGAAAAGATGGTAGAATTACGAAAGATGATGCAGTAAACGCTGTACCTTCTATGGGAACTCAGCCTGCAAACGGATCGAGGGGAACAGAGCGTAAGAAAATGTCTATGTTACGGAGAAAAGTTGCCGAACGTTTGGTTGCTGTAAAAAGCGAAACTGCCATGTTAACAACTTTTAACGAAGTAAACATGCAACCAATCTTTGATTTACGTACGCAATTTAAAGAAGCTTTTAAAGCAAAACACGGCGTTGGCTTAGGATTTATGTCTTTCTTTACCTTAGCAGTGGTAAGAGCTTTAAAATTATATCCTGATGTAAATTCTATGATTGACGGAGATTTCCAAATCAAAAATGACTTTCAAGATATTTCTATTGCCGTGTCTGGACCTAAAGGCTTAATGGTTCCTGTAATTAGAAATGCAGAAAACTTATCTTTTAGAGGTGTAGAATCTGAAGTAAAACGTTTGGCATTAAGAGCTAGAGATGGGCAAATTACCATAGATGAAATGACTGGAGGAACTTTTACAATTACCAATGGTGGTGTATTTGGTTCTATGTTGTCTACGCCAATTTTGAATCCTCCACAAAGTGGAATTTTAGGAATGCACAATATTGTAAACAGACCAATGGCGGTTAATGGCGCTGTTGTAATTCAACCAATAATGTATGTTGCACTTTCTTACGATCACAGAATTGTAGATGGTAGAGAATCTGTAGGTTTTTTAGTTGCTGTTAAAGAAGCTTTAGAAAACCCAGTCGAGTTATTAATGGATAACAATCCAACAAAAGCATTAGAAATGTAG
- a CDS encoding DUF2200 family protein: protein MKVTAKKNEKVANMIFASIYPLYWNRLEKHGRTREEFHQVIEWFTGFNENKLQSLIAEKVTFRTFFEKAKIHENAHLIKGIVCGYRIEEIEDEFELYKQCRQMEKLIDE from the coding sequence ATGAAAGTTACCGCTAAAAAAAATGAAAAAGTGGCTAATATGATCTTTGCATCTATATATCCACTTTACTGGAATAGATTGGAAAAACATGGTAGAACAAGAGAAGAGTTCCATCAAGTAATAGAATGGTTTACTGGTTTTAACGAAAACAAATTACAATCTCTTATTGCAGAAAAAGTAACATTTAGAACCTTTTTTGAGAAAGCAAAAATTCATGAAAATGCACATTTAATTAAAGGGATAGTTTGTGGTTATAGAATTGAAGAAATAGAAGATGAATTTGAATTGTATAAACAATGCAGACAAATGGAAAAACTCATTGATGAATGA
- a CDS encoding helix-turn-helix domain-containing protein — MIENKELELALNFIEKTDRNLFITGKAGTGKTTFLHQIKKESLKRMVIVAPTGVAAINAKGVTIHSFFQMPFGPILPNQIANTSNQQRKFSKTKIDIIKSLDLVIIDEISMVRADLLDGIDQVLRRYKNRNKVFGGAQVLMIGDLQQLAPVVKPNEWSLLQQHYNTVYFFSSKAYQEANVVSIELKHIYRQKNEDFITILNEIRNDDLSEKSAKILNERYNPTFSPSKEEGYITLTTHNRRANLINDSELNKLKTKSCFFKAEISGKFNENAFPNDENLALKIGSQVMFIKNDSSLEKRYYNGKIGVITDISKETVTVQCANEIDEIVAEKELWDNINYSINEETKELKEDIVGSFKQIPLRLAWAITIHKSQGLTFDRAVIDAEASFAHGQTYVALSRCTSLEGLVLKTPISSNAIINDKTVSTFNETVEENHPDETILNESEKNFQLNLISELFDYQPLLYPISRLIDIYYKNRTSIKGDVIDHLQTIKDDGVVALMKVSNGFKNQLNAISEDSILPENSSQIQERFIKALNYFVTQTKGNILNPLNAISFSTDNKAVKKDFTKQFDSLQEKLLEKLFSLQKMTNGFKVQEYLKVRAKAILQKSEPTKKKKVVSKRDPILAIKLRELRDGISKDLGIPHFQIFTQETLYAMCDELPRTENALLKIAGMGKIRVSKYGEEILEAIEGYCKENGINKFNEQKKEDKKPTKQITFELFTSGLSIKEIAKERSLTVGTIENHLANYITSGDIDVLELIELNRYKKILHEIEEAGDVKGLASLKEKVDPSITYMELKMVLMSMES; from the coding sequence ATGATAGAGAATAAAGAATTAGAACTTGCCTTAAACTTTATAGAAAAAACAGATAGAAACCTGTTTATCACAGGAAAAGCAGGTACAGGAAAAACTACTTTTCTACATCAAATTAAAAAAGAATCTTTAAAAAGAATGGTTATTGTGGCACCTACAGGTGTTGCAGCAATCAATGCAAAAGGCGTAACGATTCATTCATTTTTTCAAATGCCTTTTGGACCAATTTTACCCAATCAAATTGCAAATACTTCTAATCAACAACGTAAGTTTTCGAAAACTAAAATTGATATTATAAAATCCTTAGATTTAGTAATTATTGATGAAATTTCTATGGTGCGAGCCGATTTATTGGATGGTATCGATCAAGTGCTGCGTCGTTATAAAAACCGAAACAAAGTATTTGGTGGCGCCCAAGTTTTAATGATTGGTGATTTACAGCAATTAGCACCTGTTGTAAAACCCAATGAGTGGAGTTTACTGCAGCAACATTACAATACCGTTTATTTTTTTAGCAGTAAAGCCTATCAAGAAGCCAATGTAGTTTCTATTGAGTTGAAGCATATTTACCGTCAGAAAAACGAAGATTTTATCACTATTTTAAATGAAATTAGAAATGATGATTTATCAGAAAAATCTGCCAAAATTTTAAATGAACGCTACAACCCTACTTTTTCTCCAAGTAAAGAAGAAGGATATATCACCCTTACAACTCATAACAGAAGAGCCAACTTAATCAACGATTCTGAATTAAATAAACTAAAGACCAAAAGCTGTTTTTTTAAAGCCGAAATTTCTGGTAAATTCAATGAAAACGCTTTTCCTAATGATGAAAATTTAGCCCTAAAAATAGGGTCTCAAGTGATGTTTATCAAAAATGATTCCTCCTTAGAAAAAAGATATTATAATGGTAAAATAGGAGTTATCACAGATATTTCAAAAGAAACTGTAACCGTGCAGTGTGCCAATGAAATTGACGAAATTGTTGCCGAAAAAGAACTATGGGATAATATTAATTATTCTATTAATGAGGAAACCAAAGAGTTAAAAGAAGATATTGTTGGTTCTTTTAAACAAATCCCCTTGCGTTTGGCTTGGGCAATTACCATTCATAAAAGTCAGGGTTTAACATTTGACCGAGCGGTAATTGATGCGGAAGCTTCTTTTGCGCATGGTCAAACATATGTGGCTTTAAGTAGGTGTACTTCCCTAGAAGGCTTGGTTTTAAAAACACCGATTTCTAGCAACGCCATCATCAATGATAAAACAGTTAGTACTTTTAATGAAACTGTGGAAGAGAATCATCCTGATGAGACTATTTTAAATGAATCTGAAAAAAATTTTCAGCTAAATTTAATTTCAGAATTATTTGATTATCAACCACTTTTGTATCCAATATCAAGATTAATAGATATCTATTACAAGAATAGAACAAGTATTAAAGGGGATGTTATAGACCACTTACAAACTATTAAAGATGATGGAGTTGTCGCTTTAATGAAAGTTTCTAATGGATTTAAAAACCAATTAAATGCAATTTCAGAAGATTCTATTCTTCCGGAAAATAGTTCTCAAATTCAAGAACGTTTTATAAAGGCTTTAAATTATTTTGTAACTCAAACAAAAGGTAATATTCTAAATCCTTTAAATGCTATTTCATTTTCAACTGATAACAAAGCTGTTAAAAAAGATTTTACGAAGCAATTTGATTCCTTGCAAGAAAAGTTATTAGAAAAACTTTTTTCACTTCAAAAAATGACGAATGGTTTTAAAGTTCAAGAATATTTAAAAGTAAGAGCCAAAGCCATTTTACAAAAATCAGAACCGACTAAAAAGAAAAAAGTAGTTTCTAAACGTGACCCAATTTTAGCGATAAAATTACGTGAGTTAAGAGATGGAATTTCTAAAGATTTAGGTATTCCGCACTTTCAGATTTTTACGCAAGAAACCTTATATGCAATGTGTGATGAATTGCCAAGAACTGAAAATGCCTTATTAAAAATTGCTGGAATGGGTAAAATTCGTGTTTCTAAATACGGAGAAGAAATATTAGAAGCTATTGAAGGGTATTGTAAAGAAAACGGAATTAATAAATTCAACGAACAAAAAAAAGAAGATAAAAAACCAACGAAACAAATTACTTTTGAGTTGTTTACATCGGGTCTTTCTATAAAAGAAATTGCCAAAGAAAGAAGTTTAACTGTTGGCACAATTGAAAATCATTTAGCGAATTATATTACTTCTGGAGATATTGATGTTTTAGAATTGATTGAACTAAACCGTTACAAAAAAATACTACATGAAATTGAAGAAGCTGGTGATGTAAAAGGCTTAGCTTCTCTTAAAGAAAAGGTAGACCCAAGTATTACTTATATGGAATTAAAAATGGTTTTAATGTCTATGGAAAGTTAA
- the recJ gene encoding single-stranded-DNA-specific exonuclease RecJ, producing the protein MRWTLKPQPEKEKVHNLAKELQVDTTIASILCQRNIETFEDAKKFFRPSLDEIHNPFLMKDMDVAVARIEAAISKNENILIYGDYDVDGTTAVSLVSSYLRTIYPNIATYIPDRYAEGYGISYTGIDFANDNDFSLIIALDCGIKAIEKVAYATERNIDFIICDHHKPGTEIPKAVAVLNPKREDCNYPFDELCGCGVGFKLIQALGVSRNQTIEDFVPYLDLVATAIAADIVPMNGENRVLAFFGLQVINQHPRNGIKALIQQTKKTELTITDVVFIIAPRINAAGRIKHGNYAVELLTEMDFEAAIEFAAAIEIFNADRKDLDKKITDQALIQINDNEEENGCTSVVYQEDWHKGVIGIVASRLIEKYYRPTLVFTKSGDKLAASARSVKGFDVYNALQECEEFIEQFGGHKYAAGLTLLPENYTNFKNKFEEVVERTIDKKLLTPQISVDAEIDLSEITPKFFRIIEQMAPFGPLNMKPIFKSICVRDNGFGKQVGADKTHLKLNVFQGDNKKTYNAIGFNLGNKMAIVQNDFDIVYALDENEWNGHKSVQLLLKDLK; encoded by the coding sequence ATGAGATGGACGTTAAAGCCACAACCCGAAAAAGAAAAAGTACATAATTTAGCCAAAGAACTTCAAGTTGACACAACTATAGCGTCAATTCTTTGTCAAAGAAATATTGAAACATTTGAGGATGCAAAAAAATTCTTTCGCCCCAGTTTAGATGAAATTCATAACCCTTTTTTAATGAAGGATATGGATGTTGCGGTAGCGCGAATTGAAGCGGCCATTTCTAAGAATGAAAATATTTTGATTTATGGCGATTATGATGTGGATGGCACTACCGCTGTTTCTTTAGTTTCCTCTTATTTAAGAACAATTTATCCAAATATTGCAACCTACATTCCAGACAGATATGCAGAAGGTTATGGGATTTCTTATACGGGAATCGATTTTGCCAATGACAATGATTTCTCTCTTATCATTGCTTTAGATTGTGGAATAAAAGCGATTGAAAAAGTAGCGTATGCAACGGAAAGAAATATAGACTTTATTATTTGCGATCATCATAAACCAGGAACAGAAATACCAAAAGCTGTGGCGGTTTTAAATCCAAAACGAGAAGATTGTAATTATCCTTTTGACGAATTATGTGGCTGTGGAGTTGGTTTTAAATTAATTCAGGCTTTAGGAGTTTCAAGAAATCAAACCATTGAAGATTTTGTGCCTTATTTAGATTTGGTCGCGACTGCCATTGCTGCAGATATTGTGCCGATGAATGGAGAAAATAGAGTGCTTGCATTTTTTGGTTTACAAGTGATTAATCAGCATCCAAGAAACGGAATTAAAGCACTCATTCAGCAGACTAAAAAGACTGAACTTACGATAACAGATGTTGTTTTTATAATTGCACCAAGAATTAACGCTGCAGGAAGAATCAAACACGGGAATTATGCGGTGGAGCTCTTAACTGAAATGGATTTTGAGGCTGCTATTGAATTTGCAGCTGCCATAGAAATTTTTAATGCAGACAGAAAAGATTTGGATAAAAAAATTACAGATCAAGCCCTAATTCAAATTAATGATAATGAGGAAGAGAATGGATGTACTTCTGTTGTTTATCAAGAAGATTGGCACAAAGGGGTTATTGGAATTGTAGCTTCTAGATTAATCGAAAAATACTACAGACCTACTTTGGTATTTACAAAAAGTGGCGACAAATTAGCCGCTTCTGCGCGTTCTGTTAAAGGGTTTGATGTCTATAACGCACTTCAAGAATGTGAAGAATTTATAGAACAATTTGGCGGACATAAATATGCTGCGGGATTAACTTTACTGCCAGAAAATTACACCAATTTCAAAAACAAGTTTGAAGAAGTTGTTGAACGAACTATTGATAAAAAATTATTAACTCCACAGATTTCTGTAGATGCAGAAATAGATTTATCTGAAATTACCCCTAAGTTTTTTAGAATTATTGAGCAAATGGCACCTTTTGGGCCCTTGAACATGAAACCTATTTTCAAATCTATCTGTGTTAGAGATAATGGTTTTGGAAAACAAGTTGGTGCAGATAAAACACATTTAAAACTGAATGTTTTTCAAGGGGACAATAAAAAAACCTACAACGCTATTGGTTTTAACTTAGGGAATAAAATGGCCATTGTACAAAATGATTTCGATATTGTTTACGCGTTAGACGAAAATGAATGGAATGGTCATAAATCTGTGCAATTGCTGTTGAAAGATTTAAAGTAA
- a CDS encoding OsmC family protein, whose product MEKNIIMTKWIQKSQFESDNPSGHSFTMFDKSQDNGDVIGFAPKALMLSSLAGCSGLDVVSLLEKMRAEVADFKIEVTAELTDEHPKFYNKVKVDYHFTDSELQPEKIQKAVNLSVTKYCGVMEMFRQFSDVEIEIHLHNI is encoded by the coding sequence ATGGAGAAGAATATAATTATGACCAAATGGATACAAAAGTCACAGTTTGAGAGTGATAATCCTAGCGGGCATTCATTTACGATGTTTGATAAATCTCAAGATAATGGAGATGTGATTGGTTTTGCGCCAAAAGCCTTAATGCTATCTTCTTTAGCTGGCTGCTCTGGTTTAGATGTAGTTTCATTGTTAGAAAAAATGCGTGCAGAAGTTGCTGATTTTAAAATAGAGGTTACAGCAGAATTAACAGACGAACATCCTAAGTTTTACAACAAAGTAAAAGTAGATTATCATTTCACAGACAGCGAATTACAACCAGAAAAAATTCAAAAAGCTGTAAATTTATCAGTTACAAAATACTGTGGAGTTATGGAAATGTTTAGACAGTTCTCTGATGTAGAAATTGAAATTCATTTACACAACATATAA
- a CDS encoding carboxymuconolactone decarboxylase family protein — MALVTPLLAEHDLETKKLAEFFNETLGFCPNSVLTMQRRPAISKAFINLNKAVMANEGRVTSALKRMIAWVSSNATGCRYCQAHAIRAAERYGAEQEQLDNIWEYKTHKAFSDAERAALDFSLAASMVPNAVNADIKKELYKYWNEGEIVEILGVISLFGYLNRWNDSMGTTLEEDAIGSGNQFLGKHGFEVGKHDGSDY, encoded by the coding sequence ATGGCATTAGTAACACCGTTATTAGCAGAACACGATTTAGAAACAAAAAAATTAGCAGAATTTTTTAATGAAACTTTAGGCTTTTGTCCAAATTCAGTTTTAACAATGCAAAGAAGGCCGGCCATTTCTAAAGCTTTTATCAATTTGAATAAAGCTGTAATGGCAAATGAAGGACGTGTTACATCGGCTTTAAAAAGAATGATTGCTTGGGTTTCTAGCAACGCCACTGGATGTAGATATTGCCAAGCGCATGCAATTAGAGCTGCAGAACGTTACGGAGCGGAACAAGAACAATTAGATAATATTTGGGAATACAAAACTCACAAAGCTTTTTCTGATGCAGAAAGAGCAGCTCTAGATTTTTCTTTAGCAGCCTCTATGGTTCCAAATGCTGTTAATGCAGACATCAAAAAAGAATTATATAAATATTGGAACGAAGGTGAAATTGTAGAAATCTTAGGAGTAATTTCTCTCTTTGGGTATTTAAATAGATGGAATGATTCTATGGGAACAACTCTTGAAGAAGACGCTATAGGCAGTGGAAATCAGTTTTTAGGAAAACATGGCTTTGAAGTTGGAAAACATGATGGTTCTGATTACTAA